From Selenomonas sp. AB3002, one genomic window encodes:
- a CDS encoding Cof-type HAD-IIB family hydrolase, with the protein MKKAVFFDIDGTLIDIRKGHTKLTPKVKEAIKELRQAGHYAFIASGRPLAYLDEELMQPGLFNGFVLMNGAFVLADGQVLNDQPLPKETVQEIVRLCEEHQVQYVLEGREKIYLRPEFDQVRRFYVGIDVSLKNFVEEFELGDIEVYKMEFVCDNPGGNGLFEKLLNWPGLTGLMDPAHLKNMELYATEVTKGTGIEHALEKLGLPQEQSYAFGDGLNDLEMMDTVGTALVMGNGQPELKEKADFIMPTVAEDGVAYGIKHYILGGEDNA; encoded by the coding sequence ATGAAGAAAGCTGTTTTTTTCGATATTGATGGCACCCTGATTGATATAAGGAAGGGGCACACCAAGCTGACGCCAAAGGTGAAAGAGGCTATCAAGGAGCTTCGGCAGGCGGGGCATTATGCCTTCATTGCCAGCGGCAGGCCCCTGGCTTACCTGGATGAAGAGCTCATGCAGCCGGGGCTGTTCAACGGCTTTGTGCTCATGAACGGAGCTTTTGTGCTGGCGGACGGGCAGGTTTTGAATGACCAGCCTTTGCCGAAAGAGACGGTGCAGGAAATCGTCAGGCTCTGTGAGGAGCATCAGGTGCAGTATGTGCTGGAGGGCAGGGAGAAGATTTACTTGCGGCCGGAGTTTGACCAGGTGCGGCGCTTCTATGTGGGCATAGATGTTTCCCTGAAGAATTTCGTGGAGGAATTTGAGCTGGGGGACATTGAGGTCTACAAGATGGAATTTGTCTGTGACAATCCCGGCGGCAACGGTCTCTTTGAGAAGCTGCTGAACTGGCCGGGGCTTACGGGGCTCATGGACCCTGCCCACCTGAAGAACATGGAGCTTTATGCTACAGAAGTGACCAAGGGCACGGGCATTGAACACGCCCTGGAGAAGCTGGGGCTGCCCCAGGAGCAGAGCTACGCTTTCGGGGATGGCCTCAACGATCTGGAAATGATGGATACGGTGGGCACGGCTCTGGTCATGGGCAACGGCCAGCCGGAGCTGAAGGAAAAGGCAGATTTCATCATGCCCACGGTGGCAGAAGACGGTGTGGCCTATGGCATAAAGCATTACATCCTGGGAGGCGAAGACAATGCGTGA
- a CDS encoding response regulator — protein sequence MNSRFSFKGKGSNLLATLFFAAILLVVGALFQQRMSELLIHYTENQTKRQAETLAIQAAEKLGAELDILNYIASKIEANPEEMERLMPLVFNEAGLKQGLLAIDGQAIFGDSLSLYTYDGIQTSVRGERAITFVQDRGILFTCPVFHGKNIKYVLYRLYPPETIRERFSISCYDDIGRMCVVTRKGDIIIPFAQLDEEDMDFMQSGELREFFHSMHRDMETSMAAARTFNTTRGDMLLLEAEIPGTNYLIAGFVPKEKASEGIGSLTLLVVWVFGLLMLLVAVGAMYLVQIRDDIYESEELKKAKAMAEEASRAKSNFLANMSHEIRTPINAVLGMNEMILRECEDRNILAYAEDVKAAGNTLLGIINDILDFSKIEAGKIEIIPVEYDLLGSLNDLVTMIQVRAESKNLSLVLNFDPNLPRRLYGDEIHIKQVITNILTNAVKYTEKGSVTFSVGFDRSEEAPDEVLLHVSVKDTGIGIKHEDLKKLFSEFERIEEKRNRKIEGTGLGMAITGKLLRMMGTELQVDSVYGSGSEFYFSLRQKVVSWEPLGDYQKARQVHLSEHKKYQEKFIAPDACVLVVDDTPLNLVVFKGLLKQTQIQIDTANDGDEGISLSREKKYDLIFLDHMMPGKDGIETLKYMKSMPDNPNSGTPVISLTANAISGAREEYLAAGFQDYLTKPVDSAKLESVLIQYLPQEKVRVREEGTEDAPAEENILPSWLQELEGIDTQEGIGHCGSEAAYLDTVKVFAEAAWSGIADIEGYFRSEDWPNYTTKVHALKSTARIIGARLLSEMAKRLEYAGNAGEIEKIKVETPALLSIYRSFAEKLAPLCPPKQRDEEKVPIDEAALREAYDTLKEFVASFDYDNAMFVLESLEEYRLPEDEEKRYQSIRTAIEKLDWEKAGQILADG from the coding sequence ATGAATAGCAGATTCTCTTTTAAAGGGAAGGGAAGCAATCTCCTGGCCACCCTCTTTTTTGCTGCGATATTGCTGGTTGTGGGGGCGCTGTTTCAGCAGCGGATGAGCGAGCTCTTGATTCATTATACAGAGAATCAGACGAAGCGGCAGGCAGAGACACTGGCAATACAAGCTGCGGAAAAGCTGGGAGCGGAGCTGGACATTCTCAACTATATCGCTTCCAAGATTGAAGCTAATCCGGAAGAAATGGAGAGGCTCATGCCCTTGGTCTTCAATGAGGCAGGCTTGAAGCAGGGGCTGCTGGCCATTGACGGCCAGGCAATTTTTGGGGACAGTCTGTCCCTTTACACCTACGATGGCATACAGACCTCTGTGCGAGGGGAAAGGGCAATCACCTTTGTGCAGGATCGGGGAATTCTGTTCACCTGTCCGGTGTTCCATGGCAAGAACATCAAATATGTTCTCTATCGGCTCTATCCCCCCGAAACCATCAGGGAGAGGTTTTCTATCAGCTGCTATGATGATATCGGCAGGATGTGTGTCGTCACGCGTAAAGGTGATATTATCATTCCCTTTGCACAGCTTGACGAGGAAGATATGGATTTCATGCAGAGTGGAGAGCTCAGGGAGTTCTTCCATTCCATGCATCGGGATATGGAAACCTCCATGGCGGCGGCTCGCACCTTCAATACGACCCGGGGAGATATGCTGCTGCTTGAGGCGGAAATCCCGGGAACGAACTATCTGATTGCGGGGTTCGTGCCGAAGGAAAAAGCCTCCGAGGGAATCGGAAGCCTTACGCTTTTGGTGGTTTGGGTCTTCGGCCTGTTGATGTTGCTGGTCGCGGTGGGGGCCATGTATCTGGTCCAGATCCGGGATGATATCTACGAGAGTGAGGAACTCAAAAAGGCAAAGGCCATGGCCGAGGAAGCTTCCCGCGCCAAGAGCAATTTCCTTGCCAATATGTCCCACGAGATCCGTACACCCATCAATGCGGTGCTCGGCATGAATGAGATGATCCTGCGGGAATGCGAGGACAGAAACATCCTTGCCTATGCCGAAGATGTGAAGGCCGCCGGCAACACATTGCTGGGAATCATCAATGATATTCTGGATTTTTCCAAAATCGAGGCAGGTAAAATAGAGATCATTCCTGTGGAATACGACCTTTTGGGCAGCCTCAACGACCTTGTGACGATGATTCAGGTGCGGGCGGAAAGCAAGAATCTCTCCCTTGTCCTGAATTTTGATCCCAATTTGCCTAGAAGGCTCTATGGGGATGAGATCCACATCAAACAGGTTATTACGAATATCCTGACTAATGCGGTGAAATATACGGAAAAGGGAAGTGTGACATTTTCCGTTGGTTTTGACCGGAGCGAGGAGGCGCCGGATGAGGTGCTGCTTCATGTCTCTGTGAAGGATACGGGCATAGGCATCAAGCATGAGGATCTCAAAAAGCTTTTTTCCGAGTTTGAACGCATCGAGGAAAAGCGCAACCGCAAGATCGAAGGCACTGGCCTGGGCATGGCCATCACAGGAAAACTGCTTCGCATGATGGGCACAGAGCTGCAGGTAGACAGTGTCTATGGCAGCGGCTCCGAATTTTACTTTTCCCTGCGGCAGAAAGTTGTCAGCTGGGAACCTTTGGGAGACTACCAGAAAGCCCGTCAGGTGCATCTTTCAGAGCATAAAAAATACCAGGAAAAGTTTATAGCCCCCGATGCCTGTGTCCTGGTGGTGGACGATACTCCGCTGAATCTGGTAGTGTTCAAGGGGCTTCTGAAGCAGACGCAGATTCAGATCGATACGGCAAACGATGGGGACGAGGGAATCTCCCTGTCCCGGGAAAAGAAGTATGACCTCATTTTCCTGGATCATATGATGCCGGGGAAGGATGGCATCGAAACCCTGAAATATATGAAGTCAATGCCGGATAACCCGAACAGCGGGACTCCCGTGATTTCCCTGACGGCCAACGCTATTTCGGGTGCCAGGGAGGAATACCTGGCTGCCGGGTTCCAGGACTATCTGACCAAGCCCGTAGACAGCGCTAAATTGGAAAGCGTGCTGATCCAATATCTGCCCCAGGAAAAAGTGCGCGTGCGGGAGGAGGGAACGGAAGATGCACCTGCTGAAGAAAATATTCTGCCCTCCTGGCTTCAGGAGCTGGAGGGAATCGACACGCAGGAGGGCATAGGGCATTGCGGTTCGGAAGCTGCCTATCTGGACACAGTGAAGGTGTTTGCCGAGGCGGCCTGGTCCGGGATTGCGGATATCGAAGGCTATTTCCGGAGTGAGGACTGGCCAAACTATACGACCAAGGTCCATGCCCTCAAGAGCACGGCGCGCATCATCGGCGCAAGGCTTCTTTCAGAAATGGCGAAACGCCTTGAGTATGCGGGCAATGCCGGCGAGATAGAGAAGATCAAGGTGGAAACGCCGGCGTTATTGTCCATTTACCGTAGTTTCGCAGAAAAACTCGCGCCTCTTTGCCCGCCGAAGCAGCGAGACGAGGAAAAAGTGCCCATTGATGAGGCGGCGCTGAGAGAAGCATACGATACCTTGAAGGAATTTGTCGCCTCTTTTGACTATGACAATGCGATGTTTGTGCTGGAATCACTGGAGGAATATCGCTTGCCGGAAGATGAGGAGAAACGCTATCAGAGCATCCGGACAGCAATAGAAAAGCTGGATTGGGAAAAAGCAGGGCAAATCCTTGCAGACGGGTAG
- a CDS encoding BMP family ABC transporter substrate-binding protein, whose amino-acid sequence MVGLVLIGAKADRGWNESHYDGLSSACDVYGCVLRVREHVPEDERALNHAVEELISEGVNAIYLTSFGYGQYVDRIAKQHPHVAFFSISGKGKEKNCTTYFSRLYQARYLAGIVAGSESRTGVLGYVTATPNAQANRSINAYALGMRVANPKARLIVRFVNSWDNEEEERASVALLASRGADVITYHEDMPHAVREAEELGLLSTGYDSVYEQYSERFLTAALYDWTMVYRRVLGDYLSGRTNTSRNYWLDIAEGGVKLYPLSPLVQPWTSALMKREEKRIMTNWDVFSGLIRDNKGNIRCREGERISDHELFTGMDWFVEGVEIYE is encoded by the coding sequence GTGGTTGGTCTAGTCCTGATTGGAGCGAAAGCGGATCGGGGCTGGAATGAGAGCCACTACGATGGCCTGTCGAGCGCCTGTGACGTATACGGGTGCGTCCTCCGGGTGCGGGAGCATGTGCCGGAGGATGAGAGGGCACTGAACCATGCTGTCGAGGAACTGATCAGCGAAGGCGTCAATGCCATCTATCTGACCAGCTTCGGCTACGGTCAGTATGTGGACAGGATTGCCAAGCAGCACCCGCATGTTGCCTTTTTTTCCATTTCCGGCAAGGGCAAGGAGAAAAACTGCACTACCTATTTTTCCCGTCTCTATCAGGCGCGGTACCTGGCGGGTATTGTGGCAGGCAGCGAGAGCCGGACAGGGGTGCTGGGCTATGTGACTGCGACGCCGAATGCTCAGGCCAATCGCAGCATCAATGCTTACGCTTTGGGAATGCGCGTTGCCAACCCGAAGGCGCGGCTCATTGTCCGTTTCGTCAATAGCTGGGATAATGAAGAAGAGGAGCGGGCAAGTGTCGCCCTTCTGGCCAGCAGGGGCGCAGATGTCATCACCTATCATGAGGATATGCCCCATGCTGTGCGGGAAGCGGAGGAACTGGGGCTTTTAAGCACTGGCTATGACAGTGTGTATGAACAGTACTCCGAGCGGTTCCTGACGGCGGCGCTGTATGACTGGACTATGGTATACAGGAGAGTGCTGGGGGACTATCTGAGCGGGAGGACGAACACGTCCCGCAATTACTGGCTGGATATAGCAGAAGGCGGTGTCAAGCTGTATCCCCTGTCTCCGCTGGTGCAGCCCTGGACCAGCGCGCTGATGAAGCGGGAAGAGAAGCGCATCATGACGAACTGGGATGTGTTTTCCGGCTTGATACGCGACAACAAGGGAAACATTCGTTGCAGGGAGGGCGAAAGAATCAGTGACCATGAGCTGTTTACCGGTATGGATTGGTTTGTTGAGGGAGTAGAGATATATGAATAG
- a CDS encoding BMP family ABC transporter substrate-binding protein, protein MTILVLMAVIAGILLIRDDWQSVDLANKTTKVGLLLNGSRSDRSFSQTHYEALESLQDELNLEIVCRENVSADCYKDIESLIRDKGCEIIVGVSFGFGESMQKAAEKYPDVYFLHATGTGHSSNLSSFFGRMYQARYLSGIVAGMRTETGAIGYVAAFPIPEVIRGINAFALGVRSIRPDAQVYVRYCNSWTEDSAAGEAFNNLMDSHPDIDTMALHTDSIHPHREAEKRGVWSIGYNLDNSDEFPKTYLTACIWKWNVCYRKEILSCLQGKFHGSHEWMNLEDGIVSLSDFTGNVKPETKQEVLAANIKMRSRKFDVFYGPITDNMGNVRVEAGESMSDSEMLNGFDWCVEGVTVEE, encoded by the coding sequence TTGACAATTCTGGTTCTCATGGCGGTCATCGCGGGAATCCTGCTGATCAGAGATGATTGGCAGAGCGTGGATTTGGCCAATAAGACAACCAAAGTGGGGCTGCTTCTGAACGGTTCACGCTCAGACCGCAGCTTTAGCCAAACACATTATGAGGCACTGGAATCCCTGCAGGACGAGCTGAATTTGGAAATCGTCTGCCGTGAGAATGTGTCCGCCGACTGTTACAAGGATATCGAAAGCCTCATTAGGGACAAGGGCTGCGAGATCATCGTGGGGGTATCCTTTGGCTTCGGTGAATCCATGCAAAAGGCTGCGGAGAAGTACCCGGATGTGTATTTCCTTCACGCTACGGGCACAGGACACAGCAGCAATCTGTCTTCCTTCTTCGGCAGGATGTATCAGGCACGGTATCTTTCGGGCATTGTGGCAGGGATGCGGACGGAGACGGGAGCCATCGGCTATGTGGCGGCCTTCCCCATCCCGGAGGTAATCCGGGGCATCAATGCCTTTGCGCTAGGAGTGCGAAGCATACGCCCGGACGCGCAGGTCTATGTACGCTACTGTAATTCCTGGACGGAGGACAGTGCGGCCGGAGAAGCATTCAACAATCTGATGGACAGCCATCCCGACATAGACACCATGGCCCTGCATACGGACTCCATTCATCCCCATCGGGAGGCGGAGAAGCGGGGCGTGTGGTCCATCGGCTACAATCTGGACAATAGCGATGAATTTCCCAAGACCTATCTGACTGCCTGCATCTGGAAATGGAATGTATGCTACCGCAAAGAAATCCTGAGCTGCCTGCAGGGAAAATTCCATGGAAGCCATGAGTGGATGAACCTGGAGGACGGCATTGTCTCCCTTTCGGATTTCACCGGAAATGTGAAGCCGGAAACAAAGCAGGAAGTGCTGGCGGCCAATATAAAGATGAGGAGCCGGAAATTCGATGTTTTTTATGGACCGATTACAGACAACATGGGCAATGTCCGCGTGGAGGCAGGGGAATCTATGTCGGACAGCGAAATGCTCAACGGATTTGATTGGTGTGTGGAGGGTGTGACGGTTGAAGAGTAA
- a CDS encoding methylated-DNA--[protein]-cysteine S-methyltransferase translates to MKYYAGCYESPLGSLLMTSDGEALTGLSFVDEPPALQVTQALPVFADACRWLDLYFSGKVPDFTPQLSLQGSDFRRAVWEILLTIPYGQTISYGEIADMIARGRQLGKMSAQAVGGAVGHNPVDIIVPCHRVVGKDGSLTGYGGGLWRKEWLLKLENIT, encoded by the coding sequence TTGAAGTATTATGCTGGTTGTTATGAATCTCCCCTAGGCTCCCTGCTTATGACCAGCGATGGGGAAGCTCTCACCGGGCTGTCCTTTGTGGATGAGCCCCCGGCATTGCAGGTGACGCAGGCTCTGCCTGTTTTTGCGGATGCCTGCCGCTGGCTTGACTTATATTTTTCCGGTAAAGTGCCGGATTTTACGCCGCAGCTTTCATTGCAAGGGTCAGATTTTCGGCGGGCAGTGTGGGAAATACTGCTCACTATTCCCTATGGTCAGACAATTTCATACGGGGAGATAGCCGACATGATTGCCAGGGGACGGCAGCTGGGAAAAATGTCTGCCCAGGCAGTGGGCGGGGCTGTAGGACATAACCCTGTAGACATCATCGTTCCCTGCCACCGGGTGGTAGGAAAGGATGGCAGCCTCACAGGCTATGGGGGAGGGCTTTGGCGGAAGGAATGGCTGCTGAAGCTTGAAAACATCACATAG
- a CDS encoding metal-sensing transcriptional repressor: protein MSDAKRLAVDKDLMVELDHDHVLVDGKIVHRHPHTHSHTHTKSVVNRLARIIGHLQSVKKMVEDGRDCTEVLTQLAAVDSALKGVSRVIIKDHMEHCIVDAVQHEDREALEELSKAIDSFIK from the coding sequence TTGAGTGATGCGAAGCGTCTGGCCGTGGACAAGGACCTGATGGTGGAACTTGACCATGACCATGTGCTGGTGGATGGCAAGATCGTCCACCGCCACCCACATACCCATAGCCATACGCATACCAAAAGCGTGGTGAACCGCCTGGCCCGCATCATCGGCCATCTCCAATCCGTCAAGAAGATGGTGGAGGACGGCAGGGACTGCACGGAAGTGCTCACCCAGCTGGCAGCGGTGGACAGCGCTCTCAAGGGAGTCAGCCGGGTCATCATCAAGGACCACATGGAGCACTGCATCGTGGATGCGGTGCAGCATGAGGACCGTGAGGCCCTGGAAGAACTCAGCAAGGCTATAGACAGTTTCATAAAGTAA